The DNA region GTATCGCAATCGGTATCGCTATCGCAATCGCAGTCGAAAGGGGATCAGTACCTCTCCAGAAACAAATTCGCAACCGATTTGGAAAGAATCGGTTGCGAAATGGCGTTTCGGGTCGGTTGGACGGCGACCCCGCCGACCCCGCACCAAAGAAAAATCCTTGCCAAATCGCGCAAGATAGCGGGATTGATCATTCGAAGCGTCGGCCGAGTGCGGAAGTAGCGCCCGATGCGGTCTTCCTTTGCGAGCTTGGCGTCTTGGCGAGAATCGATCCGGATCTGGCTCTCGCCAAGGCGCCAAGCTCGCAAAGAAATACGGATTGCCGGGGATTCGGCCCAGGGCACGAAAGCTTGCCTTCACCGGGTCCCCTACCTCCTGGAGAAGGCTTCCGGAAGGTCTCTCACGAAGGCACGAAGGCACAGAGAAGAGGTGTTTCCGATCACCCTGAACCGGCCCAGGCACCGTCCAAAGGGGCGCCATGGAGCGTGTCGCCGCACGCTGCGGAGATCACTGGAACGCCTTGATGACGTCGAAGAAGACCACCACGGCCATGAAGGCCAGCAGGAGGAAGAGGCCGGCGGTGACGGCCTTCTCCTTGACCCAGAGGGGGATGTTCCGGCGGAAGATCATCTCCAGGAGGAGGAAGAAGAGCATGCCGCCGTCCAGGATCGGGATGGGGAGCAGGTTGAGGACCGCCAAGTTCATGCTGATGAGGGCCATGAAGTTGAAGATGACCACCAGGTTCTTCGTCTTGACCGCCTCTCCGGAGGCGCGGGCGATCCCGATGGGCCCCGAGAACTGCCGGATGGACAGGGTCCCCGAGATCACCTTGGCGAGAATCCGGTAGGTCATGGCCACGAACTGGAGGTTGTCCTTCACCGACTTGGTCAGGGCCGCCCAGGGGCCATGGCGCTCCGAGACCAGCTGGAAGTCGAGTTGGAACCCCGCGAGCCCGCGGCCGTCCTCGCCGCTGGTGGCCGCCGGGACCAACTGCATCGGCAGAGCCCGGCCGTCGCGGAGCACTTCCAGGCGCAGGGGGCGGCCCGTGCAGACGCGGGCAAAGGGGTTGCCCGGCGTCCCGTCCGGAGGGACGGGCATCAGCCCGGGGGGAAGCGAGACCCCGACGGGGGGCGTCACCGCGCGGAAGAGGAACTCGCCCAGCGCGGGATAGTCCACCTCGCCCGCCCGCTCCCGGATCATCCGGGAAGAGGCCATGTACCCGCGGACCACCGACTTCCCGTCGGAGACGGAGAGGATCTCGTCGCCCGCCTTCAGCCCGGCCCGGGCCGCCGGGGACCCTTCCACCACCAACTCGACCCGCGCGGGGACGAAGGGGTAGATCCCCGAGATCTCCGACGGGTCGGTGACGGTCTCGCCGAAGCGGACCCGGCGGGAGAACTCGTTCCCGTCCCGCCGCAGGACGAGGTTCACGTCCTGGTTGGACAGGGAGACGGACTGGATGACGAAGTCGGCCCAGGATTTCACAGGCGACCCGTTGGCGGAGACGATGACGTCGCCGGGTTCCATCCCCTGGCCGGCGGAGGGGGACCCCGCGGCCACCAGGCCCACCTTCGCCGGGGCGTGGTAGAAACCCGGCACCTCGACGCCCACCATGTAGTTGACCCACAGGAGGAACACGGCGAGGAAGAGGTTCATGAAGGGTCCGGCGACGGTCACTACCGCCCGCTGCCACCGGGGGCGCGACAGGAAC from Acidobacteriota bacterium includes:
- the rseP gene encoding RIP metalloprotease RseP, whose protein sequence is MNVLINLVSFVVILGIMIFLHELGHFLAARAFRIRVEIFSLGFGKRLWGFTRGGVDYRVCAVPLGGYVKMSGEHFGEDLSGDPDEFLSRPRWQRAVVTVAGPFMNLFLAVFLLWVNYMVGVEVPGFYHAPAKVGLVAAGSPSAGQGMEPGDVIVSANGSPVKSWADFVIQSVSLSNQDVNLVLRRDGNEFSRRVRFGETVTDPSEISGIYPFVPARVELVVEGSPAARAGLKAGDEILSVSDGKSVVRGYMASSRMIRERAGEVDYPALGEFLFRAVTPPVGVSLPPGLMPVPPDGTPGNPFARVCTGRPLRLEVLRDGRALPMQLVPAATSGEDGRGLAGFQLDFQLVSERHGPWAALTKSVKDNLQFVAMTYRILAKVISGTLSIRQFSGPIGIARASGEAVKTKNLVVIFNFMALISMNLAVLNLLPIPILDGGMLFFLLLEMIFRRNIPLWVKEKAVTAGLFLLLAFMAVVVFFDVIKAFQ